The window CTCTCAGCGCTCATCACTACTTCCACACTAAACCCTCGGAGCTCTGCTGTTTGGTGGTCGACAGCGGATTCTCCTTCACCCACATCGCCCCCTACTGTCGCAGCAGGAAAATGAAAGAAGGCATCCGCAGGTCAGACGAGTGCAACAACGTCTTGAACCTGCAACACTCTCGCTTAACAGTAACAACTACAGAATGCTAATGATCAATGCGTTAATCTTGCCTTCCAGAATCAACGTAGGAGGGAAGCTACTGACCAATCACCTGAAGGAGATCATTTCATATCGGTAAATTCACTCAGTACGGTTTGACTGTTTTTGTCTCAAGTGGCAGAAAAGTTTCTTTCAAGAGGTCAAATCACTTCAATTCCACTTCTAGAGAGAATATCTGAACATGAACACAGTGATTCTTATCACTAAGATCAAACTACTTAAATTCATCCCTCTTTCTTCCAGCCAGCTACATGTCATGGATGAAACTCATGTAATCAACCAAGTGAAAGAAGACGTCTGCTACGTCTCCTCGCAGTTTTACGAGGACATGGAGATCGCACAGTAAGCTGAgacacagcacagcagcacagaCTGAGCAGTTTACTGTGCTGTGTAACGGGTCAGATGATCCTGTCATTGTAAATCATTTCAACAATTCTCCtgcaggctgtttctgtttaCATTTAGCTAACATTTAGTTCTGAACGGTAATATAAAGCATTAAGACAGCAGCTCTAAAGCTCAGTTAATATGGAGGAAGACTGTCTTCTTCAGATATGCAAGACCCAACCAGAGGTCATGAAGAAGCACATTCTCTGCTCTCACAACATCATCATACTGCAGGTCAGTGTTGCATCAGGAGGTCCCTGACACGATGTTCTATGTGCTCTGTTGTCAGGATGAAAGGGGAGGAAAACTCTGTGATGAGGGATTATGTTCTTCCAGATTTCAGCTCCATCAAAAAAGGTTTCTGCAAGGTGAGAAAACATTCTCCAATATTTGTCATTATGAGTTGCTAACACAGAGTGACACGTCAGTCTGATCATCCTGGTCATGTGTCTTATTTTGTGCACGTGGCTGCTGTTcatccttcctcctctttggTCTTTCTGTCCTCCAGCCACGAGAGGAGATGGTCTTCAGTGGAAAGTACAAGACAGGAGAGCAGATCTTGCGGTTGGCAAACGAGCGCTTTGCTGTTCCTGAGATGCTCTTCCACCCGGCAGACATCGGCATCCAGGAGATGGGCATCCCGGAGGCCATCGTGGACTCCATCCAGTCCCTGCCAGAAGGTCACAGCACAGACAGTCTTCTGCTTTAGACGTCATGTTTAACAGCAAATAAACAACCATTAGCAcagtatgtttgtatgtgttagAAGCTGCTGACAGTGTTTTCTGCCATCAGACATGCAGCCACACTTCTACCAGAACATCGTCCTGACTGGAGGAAACACTTTGTTTCCAGGCTTCAGAGAGCGACTGGAGGCAGAGCTGCGTTCACTCGCCCCGGCTCACCTCCCAGTGTCGGTCCTGCAACCTGCAAAGTAAGTTTGAATAGTCCTCGTAATCGTAAGTTTAGCTACATTAGCTGCTACGAGCGTAACCACCACAATCTccaacacagctgtcagagaaagagttgcattgtgggcaatgtaggcaccaggctttgcaaggaagaagaatgtgtagaaaataaaagatgatgTCTCTGCATCGATTTTaatcctgtttttcttttttactgttcatCATGAGTCTGGTTCTTGCAGAGTTGATGATAAATGTGTGCAAGAAGCTTTAATGAAGTTTAAGAACAATTCAGTCTTCTTTTCAATAACGCATATTTAACAGTAGGGATGTCACGATTTTGATTCTAAATCAGTCAAGGATAATCAAATTCTTGATCGTTAATTCTTCCAGAAGTTTTTCTCCCAACTTTGCCTCCTTCAGTGCATCCAAAAGAAACACTACAAAGGTGacgcagctagcttagcattagcctgcagctagcttagcgtTAGCCTGCAGCATCACTTCCAGACACCTGTGTGATGAAGAGGATCAGCTGACTGCTACCAGAGGACATGTTGGTTTATGAGGGTCCAGTCTGGACGGATTTAAGAAACTGAACTTTGTATCAAACttactttcttttgtttgtgtatttttttttattttttttttgacatttttaaagaagagcctgaaaatgtaaatgacagatGTCAAACCAGTGATCTGTTGATCATAACTAATCCAGACGTGAGACGTAACAACAGCTTTAAGTTCTGAGAAGTGAGGATTTCCTCCTGCTCGCTGCGTCCAGCGCTCTGTGACAGTCAGTAAAACAACTTAAACACTGTGGCTGCGTTTCAGTGCTCTCATGTTCACAGATGAGACAAAGTAAAGTAGAAGTTATCTTGATGTAACTACAGGAACCGTCACAAAGTAAATGAAAGTATGTAAACAGAATAATCATCACAGGATACATTCTTGTGAAAATAGTGTTATTAATGGTGTTTACTGTCTCGTCCTGCAGTCCAATCTGTTATTCCTGGGAAGGAGGGAAGCTGCTGGCACACAGTCCAGACTACGACGAGATCGTGGTGACACGAGAGGACTACGAAGAGAACGGACATTGTATTTGTGAAGAGAAGTTTGATATTTGACTGAACTGAATCCTGTAGCTTCAGATTCCCCTGCGTCATCATGGACAGCTCTCTGTTTATGTCTGTTTCCATCCACTTACAGGATGAACGGAAagtaaaacaagaaaatgaaatgttttttatatttcagtttggtgtgatatatttttttacatgttgaTGTGCTGATTGATTTTCTGGCCTGTCTGAAGGTGTTGGAGCCAGCAACACTTCCTGTATTGTTTCTAGTATATTCTGAAATGAGACTAATAGTAACTCATGAGTATGATTgaagtgttgaaatatttcaactGTCAACATTTAAATGATATTTGTCTCTTTCCAAGATTTCAGtccttgtgttttatttttggtcaCATGCCATTTATTCTGCCTTCAatggatgtttttaaaaagtacatCCGTCAAAACGGCAAGAAAATTAGGTGTATATCACAAAGAGGAACAGgttgacaaagaaaacataataCTTAGACATGAGCTGGTGCTGTTTTCAGTTATACTTGGAATGAGGTAAAGATGCCGCAGGGAACATATACCTCGTTCTTTATGTTGAGCATATCATCATGGTAAGAGTCAGTTTCTCCTTAAAGTACAGCTCATAGAAAATCAAACATCGAATATctaagaaaaaaaggatttacCTACATTATATttcaaaggaacagttcaccctaGAATGTAATTTCAGTCAACAGAATCCTGTTTTTTGCCCTAATTCATGAGTCACACTCATCTCATCAGATCATTTAGTCGAGTACTAATTATAAATATACTTAAAACGTTTCACAGAAGTCAACTTTCATTGCAGTTCTTCTAATAAAGCTTAAGTAAAGTGTGGTATTGGTACTGACACTGAAGTAAAGGCTGTGTGCAGATAAAACACCGGACTGGTCCTTTAACCCGGAGCCTCGTTCTGGTTGTGGCGGGAAAATAGTTCTGAGAAGCTAGTTGTTAGCTTAGCTCGGTTTAGTTCGTGTCTGTCTAACCAGGCGAGTCTACTTTCAGTCACAGGATAGAACTAACACCCGAAGCCACGGCAGAGCTCCGCTTAATGTCAGGAAAGAACCGAAATTAAGTTGTGTCCGTTTGTTCAGGACATTTGTCAAAGAGAAGAAGCGCCAAACGCAAAGCTAATATTAGCATTAAGCATAACGTTAGCCAGCGGATCACCGGCCGCCATTAGTGGAGTTGTACTGTAGCATCAGGTGGTGTTAGCTGAATCTGAACTGACAGACCAGACTGGAAGAATGGCGACAGCGAGAAAAcaggtgaagaaaaaacatccagaggaaaaatctgataaaaaagtgtttgattTTACTGAAGAGGATGAAAAGAAAGGGCTGAGTGGCTCAGAGGACGATGTCCGAGAAGGTGAGTGGAGCTGACTAGCAATAGCATTAGCTGGTTGTAACTTTTCGACAGTCAAGCTAAGAAAAAGACATTAACTTTAAATTATGATCAATGTTGCTGTCACAAGATGAAACTCCGATAGTGGACAAGCTGGCCAAGAAGAGACCTGCAGCGGCCTTCGAAGAGGAGGCGGCTCCGTGTGCTGTGGGGTATTTAACATTAGCTGCTTTATGAGAGCTTCATGTAGGATTAGCTGTACTGAGTGTGTGCTGTAACCTCAGGAAACTGTGCAGAAATGAACATTAGTGAAGGCTAAATTAGTAAACCTATAAACGTAACGTTTCTATTTTCCACACTTTCAGAAATGAGGTTCAGTCCATGTTGGAGAAATTCGGAGGTAAGCAGCTCCATGCAGGTGTGAGGTGTGCACAGGGCTGAACACTGTGGTACTAAACATACATTACAAACATATATACAGGTAATACAAACGTGATGTGATTCCAAATGAGGTGTTGAGATCAttttaacatcaacattttcattttcactgaaaaaaaaatattaaaatcacaacaatgtaacttttttaaatgttttcttacatctggagatcAAGATGAGGTTCAGGACGTTTGTGCAGCGCTACAGttcttcacatttttaagtaCTAAAACACTTGCAGCCTCCTGCAATTTGGATATTTAGTCACCCATATTGTGATTTAGATCATATTTTggttaattgtgcagcccttgAGTGTTGAAAAAGAGCAGTTATATCAAGTTGAGTTAGGTCATGAAAGTTTGGTCTTATATTTTCGTTTATTCACTCTTCAATCAGGTATTTGCAGATTCAAATCACAGAATTGATGATTTTATAATTTATGCaggtttttttgtctgtgtgaagAAAATATGGACTGTGATACATGTGAGCAGGTCGGCTCTAACTTTTTGTTTAAAGAGAAAACACTAGatacaaatatgtttaaacTCAAACTACCTGTCAGGACAGCGGAATCACTCACCATCTTCCACAGAAGGCTCAAGGCTCATTTGttcagaccccccccccccccaaaaaaaatgcatctgcTAAATGaaattataaatgtaaatataaagaaataatgGAATCAGTATTGCTTTCAATATGTGTTGCTCTCTTATTTAAATTCCAGCTGATATCAGCAAGGTGATGCAGGCCAAGAAGAAACGTCTGGAGTCTCTGACAAAGAACTACATGAAGGGGAGTCAACAGAAGCTGGAGCAGCTGTGGGGAAACTATCACAGCCAGAGGTTTGACTCTCTTCTTCCTGCGACTTCACAAACACCACAGAACTGAGACAACTTGATGAAAGTCCTGTAACCTGCAGGAAATGACGTTACTGCAGCAGGTTTAAAGATAAGAAGACAACATAATGTATGAAGTGTAAATGAATTGGAAAAGTCAGAAAATCTCAAAGTTAAAGCATTATGAAGGGAAGATGAAGAGATTTGACCTGGTTTACTTTGTCTGACCGACTTTCAAAAGATTTGTGAAAATCCCCCAAATACGTTTTATTAATGAAAAGGATCAacttttaacaaacacacatataatcAACAAATCACATGATCAGAACAAGTGGCAGTCAACAAAAACTACGGCAACttagtacaattttgaggttctTGTACATTACTGATTACtacttaatttattttaatcaactacatttatttaacagctttagttactttacagattcagATTAATGAAACCAAatataatcaatcaataaatgaGATTCCAGAAGGTTCACAGATAAAATGAGCTCCACCTTCAACATCTGCAACATTCAAGTTatgaacacattaataaatcagATCCAGCGTTGTGATGTATATTATTCTGAATGAACcaatgagtacttttactttttgatGCTAATAATTCttttttactgaagtaaaattATAagtgcaggacttttacttgtaacagaaaGTTTCTGTCCTGTGACGTTATAACTTTTACTTTAGTTCAAGATCAGAGTACGTCATCCGACTGTTtattaaagtctgtgtgtgtgtgtgtgtgtgtgtgtgtgtgtgtgtgtctctccccTCAGGCAGAAGATGACTCACCAGTACTCCCAGCAGGTGTCGTCTGCGCTCCAACAGTGGGAGGCTGAAGCCCAGCGAgctgaggagcaggaggagaagctcAATGTTTGTTCACTTCCTTTCTTGATTGATTAAACAGACGCACAGGTTTTAAAATCTGTGACGTCTGGAGctgcttttaaaagaaaatcccCTCAGGTCGTATTTAAAGTCACATCTAAAGACTTAGATAGACTGAGTAAAGCGTTGCTCTTCAGCGACAGCCAGAGGCAGGACTGATGGTGGAGATG is drawn from Sparus aurata chromosome 8, fSpaAur1.1, whole genome shotgun sequence and contains these coding sequences:
- the actr6 gene encoding actin-related protein 6 is translated as MATLVLDNGAYTAKIGYSQEKVSVIPNCQFRSKTSRLKTFTANQLDEIKDPSGLFYILPFQKGYLVNWDVQRKVWDHLFGKEMFKVDFADTSVVITEPYFNFSSIQESMNEILFEEYQFQSALRINAGSLSAHHYFHTKPSELCCLVVDSGFSFTHIAPYCRSRKMKEGIRRINVGGKLLTNHLKEIISYRQLHVMDETHVINQVKEDVCYVSSQFYEDMEIAQMKGEENSVMRDYVLPDFSSIKKGFCKPREEMVFSGKYKTGEQILRLANERFAVPEMLFHPADIGIQEMGIPEAIVDSIQSLPEDMQPHFYQNIVLTGGNTLFPGFRERLEAELRSLAPAHLPVSVLQPANPICYSWEGGKLLAHSPDYDEIVVTREDYEENGHCICEEKFDI
- the sycp3 gene encoding synaptonemal complex protein 3 → MATARKQVKKKHPEEKSDKKVFDFTEEDEKKGLSGSEDDVREDETPIVDKLAKKRPAAAFEEEAAPCAVGNEVQSMLEKFGADISKVMQAKKKRLESLTKNYMKGSQQKLEQLWGNYHSQRQKMTHQYSQQVSSALQQWEAEAQRAEEQEEKLNNLFKQQQKILQQARVVQNQKLKTVRELYEQFVKNMEETEKSHDAFLQGAQQELRKEMATLQKKILMDTQQQEMATVRKSLQSMLF